In Salmo trutta chromosome 28, fSalTru1.1, whole genome shotgun sequence, one DNA window encodes the following:
- the LOC115165640 gene encoding natural cytotoxicity triggering receptor 2 isoform X2 — MRVLYLLLLCETSVQLQCDKTVIQANVGSGFSLFCQYQTNRYLFSKKYWCRGESRSTCVILMDSDHLTNRELRHRSQIIDAQRRGLVIIMTDLKLEDTGVYWVGIDKIYADIMTSINLIVTFVAVSKPMVWPLSSMGDTCWGQPVTVHCASAQGTSVQYTWYQSTQPQDIQFQSSADLHLHCGIVEEDSQYYCTASNDVSSQHSGMVSLQVLKPSEEDCIYSFAMEGQRSYDCSDRLKTSTSTPLRSTGHLTEEPYQPGTNSNLSSTVNQTHQDRHYRHGHCCLFGMRSCAGFSWLL, encoded by the exons ATGAGGGTCCTTTATCTCCTGTTGCTGTGTGAAA CAAGTGTCCAGCTTCAGTGTGACAAAACAGTAATCCAGGCCAATGTCGGGAGTGGATTCAGTCTGTTCTGCCAGTACCAAACAAACCGGTACCTCTTCAGTAAGAAGTACTGGTGTCGTGGGGAGTCTAGGTCGACCTGTGTTATTCTAATGGACTCCGATCACCTCACCAACAGAGAGCTCAGACACAGGTCTCAGATCATAGATGCACAGCGAAGGGGGTTGGTCATCATCATGACAGATCTCAAGTTAGAGGATACTGGAGTGTACTGGGTTGGGATTGATAAAATCTATGCTGATATCATGACTTCCATCAATCTAATTGTGACATTTG tggcAGTGTCCAAACCCATGGTATGGCCCCTGAGTTCCATGGGAGACACTTGCTGGGGCCAGCCTGTGACAGTGCACTGTGCTAGTGCACAGGGCACAAGTGTCCAGTACACCTGGTACCAATCCACCCAACCCCAGGACATCCAGTTTCAGAGCTCAGCAGACCTGCACCTACACTGTGGCATTGTGGAAGAAGACAGCCAGTACTACTGCACTGCCAGCAACGATGTGAGCAGCCAGCATAGTGGGATGGTTTCGCTGCAGGTTCTGAAGCCCTCTGAGGAGGACTGCATCTATAGTTTTGCTATGGAGG GCCAGAGAAGCTATGACTGCAGTGACAGACTGAAGACAAGCACATCCACACCTCTGCGTTCTACTGGCCATCTGACAGAAGAACCCTATCAACCTGGAACCAACAGCAACCTGTCCTCAACAGTCAATCAAACACACCAGGATCGGCATTACA gGCATGGGCATTGTTGCCTGTTTGGTATGAGGTCCTGCGCTGGCTTTTCCTGGCTACTCTGA
- the LOC115165640 gene encoding natural cytotoxicity triggering receptor 2 isoform X1, with the protein MRVLYLLLLCETSVQLQCDKTVIQANVGSGFSLFCQYQTNRYLFSKKYWCRGESRSTCVILMDSDHLTNRELRHRSQIIDAQRRGLVIIMTDLKLEDTGVYWVGIDKIYADIMTSINLIVTFVAVSKPMVWPLSSMGDTCWGQPVTVHCASAQGTSVQYTWYQSTQPQDIQFQSSADLHLHCGIVEEDSQYYCTASNDVSSQHSGMVSLQVLKPSEEDCIYSFAMEGQRSYDCSDRLKTSTSTPLRSTGHLTEEPYQPGTNSNLSSTVNQTHQDRHYSRAWALLPVWYEVLRWLFLATLIAAVCLVHKCRPTQV; encoded by the exons ATGAGGGTCCTTTATCTCCTGTTGCTGTGTGAAA CAAGTGTCCAGCTTCAGTGTGACAAAACAGTAATCCAGGCCAATGTCGGGAGTGGATTCAGTCTGTTCTGCCAGTACCAAACAAACCGGTACCTCTTCAGTAAGAAGTACTGGTGTCGTGGGGAGTCTAGGTCGACCTGTGTTATTCTAATGGACTCCGATCACCTCACCAACAGAGAGCTCAGACACAGGTCTCAGATCATAGATGCACAGCGAAGGGGGTTGGTCATCATCATGACAGATCTCAAGTTAGAGGATACTGGAGTGTACTGGGTTGGGATTGATAAAATCTATGCTGATATCATGACTTCCATCAATCTAATTGTGACATTTG tggcAGTGTCCAAACCCATGGTATGGCCCCTGAGTTCCATGGGAGACACTTGCTGGGGCCAGCCTGTGACAGTGCACTGTGCTAGTGCACAGGGCACAAGTGTCCAGTACACCTGGTACCAATCCACCCAACCCCAGGACATCCAGTTTCAGAGCTCAGCAGACCTGCACCTACACTGTGGCATTGTGGAAGAAGACAGCCAGTACTACTGCACTGCCAGCAACGATGTGAGCAGCCAGCATAGTGGGATGGTTTCGCTGCAGGTTCTGAAGCCCTCTGAGGAGGACTGCATCTATAGTTTTGCTATGGAGG GCCAGAGAAGCTATGACTGCAGTGACAGACTGAAGACAAGCACATCCACACCTCTGCGTTCTACTGGCCATCTGACAGAAGAACCCTATCAACCTGGAACCAACAGCAACCTGTCCTCAACAGTCAATCAAACACACCAGGATCGGCATTACAGTAG gGCATGGGCATTGTTGCCTGTTTGGTATGAGGTCCTGCGCTGGCTTTTCCTGGCTACTCTGATAGCAGCTGTGTGTCTTGTGCACAAGTGCAGACCTACACAAGTGTGA